GGCGTGGGAGGGCAGATGATTCGCGTGTTTCTGGTGGTGGGCTTGGATACCGGAGTGTCATTTTTCTCGTCCCACCGCACCGACGTTGGGAGACGGAGTGTCCGTGAATGGAAAACGACCGGCGAGGAAGCATGATGTCTGGAAACGTCACAATCATTCTCTGGCGTGTCACCGAATGCGGTGGCGACGGGAATCGGAAGAAGGCGGCGACTGTTGCTTAAAAGGTGGACtccacaagaaaaaaaaattaaaaatttaaattaacgGCGTTAGACGGCCGTTAACTTGCTGGGTTTAAGTGTACCCTTTTTATTGACTCTGGGGATTTATTTGGGCCAACATCGAGAATGAGGAGgaatacgctctaggggtgtcttgtttaggggggcatttgtaccttaaccctttttttttataaattaacagtattaaattaaataaagaaatttaaaaatcgcgtaataggggactcgaacccaagaccttttggccttaggcatcaatattcattttttactatttcagtacgtccacaaaaaatattttcttttcatttttaaacACAACCCACAACATAATTAACTAACGTGGAACCCAAACTCCATTCTCCCACCAAACATTTTTAATTACTACCCCACAATAACACCTTTAATTTGGGACATAAACTTTACTCACAACATAATTTACTAGTGTGATCCCACCTTCACCCCTCCATCACACATTTTTTAACATTATTCCATAATTCACCTTTAATGTAGGACTCAAACTCAACTCACAACACAcctaatatttcttaaaaccaCCCAAAAAATTGGGGAACATTGATCGTGTACGAAGAGAGTACTTCTGTATTCGTTTTGCACACTAGAATTTTAAGTATTAATTGACCAATTCATTTATTATTTACTCACAATCCATCATATAACCAATGATGATATTTATTTTACAATGCATTTGTAATACTGTTAATATCTTAAAATAACCATTTCACTTAACAAAAAGTTAATATCagttacaaaaataaaaatatattaattctaaTAATTTTTGTGTACatatactattttacccttaataaaagtataaataaataaataaaattaaaatataattgaaaaaattaaaataaaaaacctaacTACTAAATTGAAATGAACTCAAACCCTACGCTACCCCACCACGACACCACCCTCAAAACAACAACGAAACTAATCcccttcatcttccccaatgcaatccgccacccccaccccaccccaccccccacaaaAAAATTTCCTTCGTCTCTCCATTTCCATCCCACCCAGGCCTCCAATTTCCCACCCTGCCGGCCCCTTCCACATTCCTACCCCCACCTCTTCTCACCCTGCCGCCGATTCCCCccgttttccttttttttttttttttttttgcaagtaTAGGAAAATTACTCCGACTCCGTTTACTTAAGCTCATCAACGGAAATCTTGAGTGTTGGTGTAAAAATTAATGATGGACACGATTAGTGTCGGTGGCGACTCCGTTCGGAGGCGGCAGTGCGGGATTTAGGTAGCAGTTCGGAGAGCACAGCTGGGAATTTTGGGGCGTCGgatgaatttctttatttgaatttttataattaaaatttaatcatctaaaatttaaattattaataaattctaaaataaaataatagtaaatgagtatTTTGGTAAGAATGTTTATAATTAATATGTCATTATTTTTGTGGTTATAATTAACTTTTACttaagtaaaataattaatttaatatttgccTCTTTGTAATATATATTTGTGCGGAATACCGCGATAATTCATGTACATCATACACATGATATATTTCACTAGAGCGGTAAACTCCCTACCAATGTTTTAAAAAGTTAAATTGGGAATCGATGCGTTTTTTGTAGCACCATGAGGTGTAGGAATCAATTCGAATCGAGTCGTATAAACCGATTCAAGGCGTAAGCCATTAAGAAAAATTATGGGTTCATAAATATGATAGGTTCATAACAAATAACTAATACCACAAAGTCAAAAGCTATAGTAGAATACCAACTTAACAATCATAAAGCTATATAATAATAGGTTCATAACAAAATAACTAATACCACCACAAgttcaaaaatcaaattataactAATAATCTAACTTAATCATCATCTTCTCCTCCACTTCCACCCTATTCAAGATCCTCATCTAGGGGACTTATCTACAAGTCTATGACCAATCTCATTTTCTTTCCTACATTTAAACATATAAAtgtaaataagtaaataattactccctccgtcccacgaatcttgacacgtattcttttttgggccgttccacgaatcttgatacatttccaaataaggtaataattattaccctctctctcctactttatcacttttattaccttctctcttctactttatcacttttatactttattaattacacacttaaaacactaatctacaacttcttaattccgatgacgaaaccaaacgtgtcaagattcttgggacggatggagtagaaCTTATAATAAGTTTACAATCAAAAGTATCTTCTAAAAGTACATTTCTTTGATACTTCACTTCTTCCCCTCTTTCTAGGTATGGAAGAACTTGTCCTCTCATCCATATGATCAGACGCAATATCAACGGAGTTAACATCATCGACATCAATATCATCTTTGTCATTTGGATTGGCTATCCACTCATCATCAGAAGCTACGTCTTCAACAACCAAAGGATCATCTTCCTCCTTTTTTAACTGCCTCTTCGAATGTTTATGCATTAACCATTTATTGTACATAATGTACACTAAGTTGTTAAGGGCCAATGTGCTTAGAtgatttcttttctttgtaTGAACTTGATTGAACGTACTCCAATTAGGTTTACATGCCGAGGCCGAGCAAGTAAGGCTAAGAATTCTCTTTGCAAATGCTTTGAGATGGAGAACTTCATCTCCAAAATGTTCCCACCAATCAACTAttgaatatataatataatgatTAGATTAAACACAAATAAGATAGTTAAGgtaagtaattaataattaattgataaacTAACTACTGACCAGGTGCACGAGACGTGTATGTTGAGATAGATGCTCTCGAGCCAAATAACCCTCTCTTATTTTTGTACTCGTCAAGTTGAACATCAACTTTCAAATAAGTGTCATTATCCTTAATCATTCTTTTCATACAATTAAATAACTCCCTTTTAATCTCTACATGCTCAGAAACATTCTCACTCCATCTAAATCGCGGATTCAAATAATAAGCAGATGCATGCAAATCACGGTGTAATTGCTTCTACTACTTAtcatctactccctccgtccgccaagattatggcaatttgcttgggcacgggatttaataaaattggtgatgattttgatgtagtggagaaagggtcccaccactttatgagatgagtggttgagattgaattttgagtggtttttttgtaaataaaaaatgttagtaaggataaaatattaaagaggatggtgggaccattgccataaaaggaaagtgacataatcttggcggacgcccgatatagtaattgtgacataatcttggcggacggagggagtatgatttttcAAATCTCCTTGTAGGCGACTACTTCGTCATTCAAGTTCTTTGCTATGTTTTATTTGGCCTCATCCATAGCAGCATAGATAAATCCCATCGCCGGTGTCCTTTCACTGTCAACCACTCTCAACACATCCACAAAAGGCTTTTTGGTCTTAATAGAATAAACCACACTAGCCCAAAATGAATTATCAGCCATGATAatttttttcacaactttttCTTCATCCTTTTTTACCCACGCACATCCTGTCCAATCTTTCAAAACTAACATTTGTTGCAGCAGCTGTTTCAACTTAAATAGGCAGTGGTGAATCAAGTGGCAGTTGGTCGAAGAAGATCTTTCTTAGCAACTTTCTTATTAAACTCAAAATCCACTAATGGTTGTGGATGTAATTAGTCACCCTCTTTGCTTTAAGTAAAACGTTTTTGTGTTGTGGCAATTCGCCAATCTTTTCAAGCATTAGATCAATGTAATGAGCTGCACACAGAGTCCAACATAAGCTAGTCCTCTTCTCCATTAACAAACGTCTGACTACTTTGTATGCGGCTGCATTATCTGTTATCACCTGCACAACATGCTCCTCACCAATTTCTTCAACAACTTCATCAAGTGACTCAAACAGCTTATGAGCATTTTTCACAACGTCACTTGCATCAAAGTGTTCAAAAACATTGTTCCATGTTGATTGTTAACAATAAAATTGATCAGACTTCTGTTTCTCATGTTTGACCAACCATCGATAACAATGAAACTCATGTGTGCTTCCAAGTTGCTTTGATCTCATCTACAATCTCAGATATCGTCTTTACTTCTTGTTTGAGGATCCGAGTTCTCATCTCATGCATTGATGGAGGATTCAACCCTCGACCACAACCCCCAATTGAGCGCACCATACTAACGAGCAATGGACTTCTAACGCAATTAAATGGGATTGCATTCTCAAAGAAGAACCTACCAATATCTAGACAAACTCGACTATGATTCACTTTAGCCGTTGCACTTGGAGGAACTACCTTGCCATCTTCTAACTCATTTACCAAAAATCGATCCAGAGGCCTTCTGCTACCTCTCTCGACGTCGGTTGGGCAAGAATATTTGAGCAAATCAACACCAAAATAGGCTCCACCATCTACCATATCATCAAATTCTCGTTGTTTGGTGTGTTTTGATTCCTCAAATGCTTTTAAATATTCCTTCATCGAGTTCTTAATGTCATCAGGTACGCGTGATCATGGAGCCACATTCTTGTGATTGCAGGCTAAATGATCCTTGACTCTCTTTACTCCCCCCTAATTTCCTTACTACAAAATTTGCACTTCAAATatttgtagcctttctttgcaCCTTCTGTCGGCACTTCCATTGGAGTTGCATAATTTCATGCATGGTCTTTTTGTTGCAGGCCACTCATCTTGAAGAGTCGAAGACTTCAAATAGCATAACGAAAgaataatatttaataatacagtTATTACTAAAGATTTGTGAGAACGGAAAAACGAGAATAAATAGAAATTGTAATAAAATTTTGTATGGAGCAGCAAATGTGAATTGTGATCCAAAAGCAAGAATTTTGTGTATAGCATAATTTTGTGAAAATTTGACAGATTTAAGTAGAAGAAGGCATGAAGTAGGATTTGCATGAGGCATGATCATGATTCAGAAAGCATGAACGAAGAAGTTATAGAGTAGAATTTCATCTTTAAGCAGAATTTGAGGCAAGCATGATCAGAGATTCAGAATTCAGAAAGTAGAACGAAGAACTTTACATTTTGTTGAAGAAAGTAATGTGAAGGGAAGGTTGAATCGTTGAAGCAGAGCAGGTGAAAGGCTGAAGCAGACCAAACAACACTGGCGAGAAGTAGCGAGGGGATGAAGTATGACGTCTCTGACACTCTGTTGTAGTTTCTACGTGACCAATAGTCTTACCCTTACATGTATTAGATTATTAGATATTAATTAAAATGTAGGGCTTTACTATAAATTGAGCATAAATTAATAAAGCACATGAGTAATTaggttaaaattgataaagcCCATTCAAATTGGGCTGAAAATTCGTATTCTAATTGATGAACTGATTCCTAGGCACCGCCTCAAATAACCTCAATTAATTGAGGCGCACGATTCAATTCATTCAACTGAGGCGCCACCTCAAATGCGGTTTTCGACCTAATGGAACTAAGGACAATGGTATTTTAAAACATTGCTGcctacttttattttatttttcaaaatattgaaaataaaagaaaatacatGCATGATACATTGAAGTAACGTATACCAGTTGATTCAACGTTGGCCTGTAAGCTATCTGATTTCTCATCGTTCCAAGAGGCTCAAGCCTCAAACGAACTGATTCCTATGCACCGCCCCAAATAACCTCAATTAATTGAGGGGCACAATTCAATTCATTCAACTAAGACACCACCTCAAATGTGGTTTTCCACCTATCAATGGTTTTTTAAAATACTGCTGcctacttttattttatttttcaaaatattgaaaataaaagaaaatacatGTATGATACATTGAACTAACGTATACTAATTGATTCAACGATTGGCCTACAGAGTATTGTGCGCTTCGATTTTTACGTCGTTTTCATgtcataattttcaaataagcTTCAATATAACTACATGTTTCATTCTCCTCCAATAGAGAACAGAAAACCTGCTTTATACTTGGAATCAAGATGTGCATCCGGTTGGTTTGATTTGGCACTAAACAAAATGAGACAATAAACAAATCCAAGAATCATACTAGTAGTAATATTTAAGAACCGAAACCTATTTTGACTTATGAAATTCTAGCAAGCCAAAagttttgaaaaagaaaatgataaacagaacaaacttagaaaataattGAATCAAGCTGAAAATGACGAATTATCTGTAAATCGAAAACGTTTTCACGTAAATGAAATTAGAGGTTGGATTCGTTCTCCAGTAAACTGCTGCACAGACGTAGTATTTGAGAAACAGCAAGAGTGAGATGAATATGTACATGGCTACATGAGCAGTTATACTAAGCAGCAACCATCGCAAAAACACATGGCTGATTTTCATTAACAAAATGTGCCACCAACCCTACTGGACATGTTATTTCTTGATTGTGAGCTCCGCCCTAAGATGAAGAACGCCATTGATGAAGTAAGGGCTGTCGTCAGCCATAAACGCAGTCCATGGCGTAGTGAAGAGGTTGCGGTAGCCCACGGCCTTCCCTCCCGTGAACATGTACTTCCCTTTGTACTTGCTCACAAAATCCTCGGACGGCTTCATTCTTGCTGCAAACTCGTAGTCGACGGTGAAGGCAACCGAACCCCTTCTCTTGCATACCCAGAAACAGCCCAAAGCAGTGGAAAGAGCTATTCTGATCCATGTTGCAATGCCCTGACAAGAAAAACCCTTGGCCCCCCAAGTGAAAAGCCTGTGAGTAGATCCGGCCTGACGGGAAGAGCTGTGCACATTCCTCTCGCTTGAGATCCAGGTAAACTACACACTGTTGCCGAGGTGATTCAAATTCAACTACCTTCACGGGTCGGTATTTATATGATCTTTCCACAAATCGACGGAATGAAGCATTCGTATCCTCTGCCAGAAGAGTGCGCTGCCTATAAGGAGCTTCAGCCTTGAAAAAGAGAGCGTCCAGAACAACTTTGGATGCCAATTCGGGGTCGATGTCACCACAAGTTAGGACTTTCTTTAGCTTTCTGCAAGTCATGCATGGAAAACGAACAAACCGAAGTAGACGTTTGCTCAGAATCTCTCGTCGTTCTTCCAGCTTTGCGTAATGTACTCGGGCCCACTTCAGCACAATATCATAAATGACATCCTCTGAGGCCACCTGCAGATCATCACTAGATAGAACTGCCTCAATACCAGCTAAAGGCAGGTTCATAACCTCTTCCTGATACCTGACCAAGAACAAAAATAGCATCATTGAAGCAGCGAACCTGAGGAGAAAAGAAACATTAACAAATCTAAAGATAAAACCAGATAAGGAAGAACATAGGAATGTTTGGTCGTGCTCCGCTTAGGACAACCTTAATCTCAATTCACCACCACAAATTATGAACACTACCATAAGTCATTCCCCAATACATGACGCATAATGCAACCCAATAAAAGTATTTGTTCAATGAAGTCCACAACTAAACACCGTTGCCAAAATGGATTTTTGTCTGATTTAAACA
The genomic region above belongs to Salvia miltiorrhiza cultivar Shanhuang (shh) chromosome 5, IMPLAD_Smil_shh, whole genome shotgun sequence and contains:
- the LOC131024678 gene encoding LOW QUALITY PROTEIN: BTB/POZ domain-containing protein POB1-like (The sequence of the model RefSeq protein was modified relative to this genomic sequence to represent the inferred CDS: deleted 1 base in 1 codon), encoding MEYLPVQVRTVHISSPILAAKSPFFYKLFSNGMRESEQRHVTLRIQVSEEAALMDLLNFMYSNTLPRTTPTALLDVLMAADKFEVASCMRYCSRLLRSLPMTCESALLYLDLPSTVLMADTVQQLTDAAKQFLADRFKDLSKYQEEVMNLPLAGIEAVLSSDDLQVASEDVIYDIVLKWARVHYAKLEERREILSKRLLRFVRFPCMTCRKLKKVLTCGDIDPELASKVVLDALFFKAEAPYRQRTLLAEDTNASFRRFVERSYKYRPVKVVEFESPRQQCVVYLDLKREECAQLFPSGRIYSQAFHLGGQGFFLSGHCNMDQNSSFHCFGLFLGMQEKGSVAFTVDYEFAARMKPSEDFVSKYKGKYMFTGGKAVGYRNLFTTPWTAFMADDSPYFINGVLHLRAELTIKK